One genomic region from Blastopirellula marina encodes:
- the murQ gene encoding N-acetylmuramic acid 6-phosphate etherase translates to MLDHLTTEASNPASEDLDELSTLDLVNLINNQDAGVAIAVGQQSVQIAAAIDAISARLRRSGRLIYIGAGTSGRLGVLDAAECPPTFSSDPGQVIGLIAGGPSALQNAVEGAEDNPDFGAKDLQDIGLSSKDVVVGIATSGRTPYVIGGLDYARKIEAYAIGLTCNEVSELHSHCDMVIAPVVGPEIISGSTRMKAGTATKMVLNMLSTGAMIRQGKTFGNLMVDLKATNTKLNERARRIVKAATKLSDEDVSSLLHECNGEVKTAIVVHHTGESPDRARVLLSEANGHLRQAIMGTTGERSR, encoded by the coding sequence ATGCTCGATCATTTGACGACCGAAGCCAGTAACCCGGCGTCCGAAGACCTCGATGAATTGTCGACTTTGGATTTGGTAAACCTGATCAATAACCAGGACGCTGGTGTGGCCATCGCCGTGGGACAGCAATCAGTTCAAATTGCCGCGGCAATTGATGCCATTTCAGCGCGACTTAGGCGGTCAGGGCGTTTGATCTATATCGGAGCTGGTACCTCGGGGCGACTTGGTGTGCTAGATGCCGCCGAATGCCCTCCCACATTCAGTTCCGATCCTGGACAGGTAATCGGTTTGATTGCCGGTGGTCCATCGGCTCTGCAGAATGCGGTAGAAGGTGCGGAAGATAATCCTGACTTTGGAGCCAAGGACCTGCAAGACATTGGACTTAGCTCCAAAGATGTCGTGGTTGGGATCGCCACCAGCGGTCGTACTCCGTATGTGATTGGTGGCTTGGACTATGCTCGGAAAATCGAGGCCTATGCAATTGGCTTGACCTGTAATGAAGTCTCTGAGTTACACTCACACTGCGACATGGTCATTGCTCCGGTCGTGGGCCCTGAAATCATTAGTGGTTCTACACGAATGAAGGCCGGCACAGCGACCAAGATGGTACTCAACATGTTGAGTACCGGTGCGATGATCCGACAGGGGAAGACCTTCGGAAACCTCATGGTGGATCTGAAGGCGACCAATACCAAGCTGAACGAACGAGCTAGACGGATCGTCAAAGCGGCTACGAAACTTTCGGACGAAGACGTTTCCAGTCTTTTGCATGAATGCAATGGCGAAGTGAAAACAGCGATTGTGGTGCATCATACAGGAGAATCGCCCGATCGAGCTCGGGTCTTACTGAGTGAGGCCAACGGTCACCTGCGCCAAGCCATTATGGGTACTACTGGAGAACGAAGCCGCTAA
- a CDS encoding sodium:solute symporter family transporter — protein sequence MVILATLAIHPIDVAIIAAYIVGTSLLGIWLGKGGNSTNDFFLGSKSLPTWALLLSIVATETSTVTFLSVPGLAFKEGGNFGFLQLALGYIVGRVLVLVFLLPLYFRNENATAYEVFQRNFGSSTRRLASLFFLIARTLGDGLRLFLTALALQQVMQLPFEVSVAILAIATALYALLGGVRSVVWNDCLQFGVYMAGALIALTVILIRLPGGTDQYFQFASETGRLKLFDLKFLPDHGHLTLWVGLLGGAMLSLATHGADQLIVQRYLCAKDQRSAGWALFWSGPIVFVQFVLFLAIGVGLACYFTEFDPAKVNIPGDQALATFIVGELPLGIRGIILAAVFAAAMSTLSSSVNSSASSMLQDFGRQAWNQLPDDRRLRLARGFTLLFTLSQAAVAIIAFRGHFADTVVNQALAIAGFSAGLLLGLFFVTLVIGRVSSVLANIGLLTGALVITLVAFQTNISGYWYSLICCGTSFGVTVVLGYLVALRGENPRVASLEED from the coding sequence ATGGTAATTCTGGCGACTTTGGCGATTCACCCAATCGATGTAGCAATCATTGCTGCTTACATCGTGGGGACGAGCCTTCTGGGAATTTGGTTGGGGAAGGGGGGGAACTCGACCAACGATTTTTTTCTAGGCTCTAAAAGTTTGCCCACCTGGGCGCTTTTGCTTTCGATTGTCGCAACCGAAACAAGCACCGTTACATTCTTAAGCGTTCCAGGCCTGGCATTCAAAGAAGGGGGCAACTTTGGTTTCCTTCAACTGGCCTTAGGCTATATCGTTGGACGCGTATTGGTACTGGTTTTCCTGCTTCCCCTCTATTTTCGTAACGAGAACGCGACTGCTTACGAAGTCTTTCAGCGGAACTTCGGTAGCTCTACCCGTCGCCTGGCATCGCTTTTCTTTCTCATTGCCCGAACTCTTGGAGACGGTCTGAGACTGTTTCTAACCGCACTCGCGTTACAGCAGGTGATGCAGTTACCTTTCGAGGTCAGTGTTGCTATCCTCGCGATTGCGACAGCACTCTATGCCTTGTTGGGTGGTGTTCGCTCGGTGGTCTGGAACGATTGTCTCCAGTTTGGCGTCTATATGGCTGGCGCTTTGATTGCGTTGACGGTGATCTTGATTCGTCTTCCAGGTGGTACCGATCAATATTTTCAATTTGCGTCTGAAACAGGACGCCTCAAGCTATTCGATCTTAAATTTCTTCCCGACCATGGCCATCTGACGTTATGGGTAGGACTTTTGGGCGGGGCAATGCTCAGTCTCGCGACACATGGTGCCGATCAGTTGATTGTTCAGCGATACCTTTGTGCGAAAGATCAACGCTCGGCCGGATGGGCACTCTTTTGGAGCGGCCCGATCGTATTTGTGCAGTTCGTGTTGTTTCTGGCGATTGGAGTTGGCTTGGCCTGTTACTTCACCGAATTTGATCCTGCAAAAGTCAATATTCCGGGCGATCAGGCGCTGGCAACGTTCATCGTCGGTGAACTTCCGCTTGGTATTCGGGGAATCATCCTGGCGGCTGTATTCGCCGCGGCCATGTCTACCCTGTCCAGCTCCGTTAATTCATCAGCAAGTTCCATGCTGCAAGATTTTGGACGTCAAGCATGGAACCAATTACCTGACGACCGCAGGCTACGCCTTGCACGGGGTTTCACGCTACTGTTTACCTTGTCACAAGCAGCGGTAGCGATCATCGCCTTCCGAGGGCACTTTGCCGATACCGTCGTTAATCAGGCTTTGGCGATCGCCGGCTTTTCCGCAGGATTATTGCTCGGACTTTTTTTCGTTACCTTGGTGATCGGACGAGTATCGAGCGTCCTGGCAAACATCGGACTGCTGACAGGGGCCTTGGTGATAACCCTGGTTGCCTTTCAAACGAATATCAGTGGTTACTGGTATTCGTTGATTTGTTGCGGCACCTCCTTTGGAGTTACCGTCGTCCTTGGCTACCTCGTCGCATTGCGTGGCGAGAATCCTCGAGTCGCTTCCTTGGAGGAAGATTAA
- a CDS encoding serine hydrolase domain-containing protein, which translates to MSLRCLVALILVLAQLVLAKADLFAATPQSTDITGEITTKIDQAIAAALTEKKMPGCVVVVAHGGQVAYKKAHGNRRIEPSVEPMTMDTVFDMASLTKPIVTATSIMQLVEEGKVDLDAPVATYLPEFRGNDKETITIKQLLIHTSGLTPDNALSDYENGWAGAYQKICNLKLLSEPGQRFRYSDVGFILLGEVVARVSKMPLDQYAAQHLFKPLGMNASGYNPNEALAKRSVTTTQVDGEWLKGTVHDPRARYCGGVAGHAGLFSTADDLLLYAQAMLAARNPGTQHLLSQQTLATMTKSYDAAGNLRGLGWDKQSGYSSNRGKSMSSSAYGHGGFTGTAMWIDPELELVVIFLSNRVHPHEKGAVNALAGEIGTIASDACRNTQKS; encoded by the coding sequence ATGAGTCTGCGTTGCTTAGTGGCTCTCATTCTGGTTCTGGCTCAGCTTGTTCTAGCGAAAGCAGATCTGTTTGCCGCCACCCCACAGTCAACTGATATCACGGGTGAAATCACAACGAAGATCGATCAGGCTATCGCTGCAGCTCTTACCGAAAAGAAGATGCCAGGCTGTGTGGTGGTCGTCGCACATGGCGGACAAGTGGCCTACAAGAAGGCACACGGCAACCGCCGGATCGAACCGTCGGTCGAACCGATGACGATGGATACAGTGTTTGATATGGCTTCGCTGACCAAGCCAATTGTCACGGCAACCAGCATCATGCAGCTTGTTGAGGAAGGCAAGGTTGACCTCGACGCCCCGGTTGCCACCTACTTGCCCGAGTTTCGCGGGAATGACAAGGAAACAATCACTATCAAACAGTTGCTCATCCACACCAGCGGGCTGACCCCAGACAATGCTCTCTCTGACTATGAAAACGGTTGGGCAGGTGCCTACCAGAAGATTTGCAATCTCAAGTTACTGTCCGAGCCTGGACAACGTTTCCGTTATTCCGATGTGGGATTCATCTTGTTGGGTGAAGTAGTGGCCCGCGTCTCGAAGATGCCGCTCGACCAGTACGCTGCCCAACACCTGTTCAAACCCCTCGGAATGAACGCGTCGGGCTATAACCCAAACGAAGCATTGGCCAAACGTTCGGTTACCACCACGCAGGTTGATGGAGAATGGCTGAAAGGAACCGTTCACGACCCGCGTGCACGGTACTGCGGCGGTGTTGCCGGGCATGCTGGTCTGTTCAGCACGGCGGATGACCTGTTGCTTTATGCCCAGGCAATGCTCGCGGCACGCAATCCCGGCACCCAACATCTGCTCAGCCAGCAAACGCTGGCAACAATGACCAAATCGTACGACGCCGCAGGCAACCTCCGCGGTTTAGGTTGGGACAAGCAAAGTGGCTATTCAAGCAATCGTGGTAAGTCGATGAGCTCGTCAGCCTACGGACATGGCGGTTTCACGGGTACCGCTATGTGGATCGATCCAGAGCTGGAACTCGTCGTGATTTTCCTCTCGAATCGCGTTCATCCCCACGAAAAGGGAGCGGTGAACGCGCTCGCTGGAGAGATCGGAACAATTGCTTCCGATGCCTGTCGAAACACTCAGAAAAGTTAG
- a CDS encoding secretin N-terminal domain-containing protein has protein sequence MYRVSLSLSAYCCVAAVVALLGQSKVWGQVEEPLIQSSTDVVESLPGDENNTEEVAMPEIDGKLRFSFRGASWREVLDWVAEAGDLSLYVDDVPTGSFTYSDSQYFTVDDAVTRLNLFLLPRGYTLVRKGQMLSVINLGDPRGLQQLNAMARVVSPQDLDQLNDHEVVKCFVKLGDIVPTEAINEMEPLTLMTTPVVLPRSNQLIITDTAKNLRSALQILESMKEPHGEEASIRRFDLKHVDAATVLLVASTHLGIPENDTSGIDITITTDTTGRRLYAVGSEDKLKRLDSLIQVVDVPEEAEEAPIEKTLLSHSVSGDNLQAVYDVLQTILADKSLRLSMQESSNSIVALADAETHQIIRDTIQELQAPSIEFSVVELNSVDPYFAVSLVAEMFGVSDEDDRDKKNEDRVPPPKVDADPGNRRLFVRGTAEQIQQIEKLIERLDSRKSSGTDLRFIPLTGPKRENLLQTAKKSWGGENCLQILPGDEATPQQFIERSLHNEEEQGGDDAQDVVPTNSSQEDLLRQPISPMRPEELPTDSFVILPEVGDTINTSATVKNANAPIRSQLVPNGILLQSDDIEALDRFEEHLRMLSAQDKNAISPTVIYYLKYVSADEAVKMLADLLDGGNALNDSPADTLVRGSVGNLGGYYGSLLFDRDGVTTVTAGTATIVSDARLNRLIVQGTREDIATIESYMRIIDKDSSITDIETSGRSRVIELKHARATEVAEMIREAFPDRVDMTTQQNAQARQAPPAQSENRGNSDDRRDDEQRGFQEKPTRGSKPTMAVAVHEASNSLVITAPDALFSEVEQLVASVDQRSERAVRVITATNGINLEMIEQVLAEQAGNSPRSSSSSRTRSSASSSSSRSKGR, from the coding sequence ATGTATCGCGTTTCCTTATCATTGTCCGCTTATTGTTGTGTTGCCGCAGTAGTGGCACTGCTCGGTCAATCCAAGGTCTGGGGCCAAGTAGAAGAGCCACTTATTCAGTCGTCAACGGATGTGGTTGAGTCCCTGCCTGGTGACGAAAATAACACGGAAGAAGTCGCCATGCCCGAAATCGACGGGAAGCTGCGGTTTTCGTTCCGTGGTGCTTCATGGCGTGAAGTGCTGGACTGGGTAGCGGAAGCAGGAGATCTGTCTCTTTATGTCGATGACGTCCCGACTGGAAGCTTCACCTATTCGGATAGCCAATACTTCACGGTAGACGATGCCGTAACTCGCTTGAACCTGTTTCTTTTGCCTCGCGGGTATACGCTCGTGCGAAAGGGGCAAATGTTGTCGGTGATCAATCTGGGTGATCCTCGTGGGCTTCAACAATTGAATGCCATGGCCCGAGTCGTTTCGCCCCAAGACCTCGACCAATTGAACGACCATGAAGTTGTCAAATGCTTCGTCAAGTTAGGGGATATCGTTCCCACAGAAGCCATCAACGAGATGGAACCTCTCACTTTGATGACCACGCCGGTAGTACTTCCCAGATCGAATCAACTCATCATCACGGACACGGCGAAAAACCTTCGAAGTGCTTTGCAGATTCTCGAATCCATGAAGGAACCGCACGGTGAAGAAGCCTCCATCCGACGCTTTGATCTCAAGCACGTGGATGCCGCCACCGTACTGCTCGTTGCCAGCACACACCTGGGAATCCCCGAGAACGACACAAGTGGCATCGACATTACCATAACCACCGACACAACGGGACGCAGATTATACGCCGTGGGATCCGAGGATAAGCTCAAACGGCTTGATTCGCTCATTCAAGTCGTCGACGTGCCTGAGGAAGCGGAGGAAGCACCGATCGAAAAAACGCTTCTATCACATTCCGTAAGTGGAGATAACCTGCAAGCCGTTTACGACGTACTTCAAACGATTCTTGCCGATAAGTCCCTGAGGCTATCAATGCAGGAAAGTAGCAACTCGATCGTAGCCTTAGCGGATGCGGAAACCCATCAAATCATTCGCGATACGATTCAGGAACTTCAAGCTCCGTCGATTGAATTTTCCGTTGTGGAATTGAACTCGGTCGATCCTTACTTTGCAGTCTCGCTCGTGGCGGAGATGTTCGGTGTCTCCGACGAAGACGATCGCGACAAGAAGAACGAAGATCGTGTGCCGCCACCGAAGGTGGATGCCGACCCAGGCAATCGACGCCTCTTCGTACGCGGTACCGCAGAACAGATCCAGCAAATCGAGAAGCTTATTGAACGACTTGATTCCCGCAAAAGCAGTGGTACCGACTTGCGGTTTATCCCTCTGACTGGGCCAAAGCGAGAGAACCTCTTGCAAACAGCGAAAAAGTCGTGGGGAGGTGAGAACTGCCTGCAAATCCTGCCGGGTGACGAAGCAACACCGCAACAGTTCATCGAGCGTTCGCTTCACAATGAAGAAGAGCAGGGGGGAGACGACGCACAAGATGTCGTCCCTACAAACTCGTCGCAAGAAGATCTCCTTCGCCAGCCGATTTCACCAATGCGTCCCGAGGAGCTGCCGACCGATAGCTTCGTCATACTGCCTGAAGTAGGCGACACGATCAACACTTCGGCAACGGTCAAAAACGCCAACGCCCCCATTCGTAGCCAGTTGGTCCCCAATGGTATCTTGCTGCAATCTGACGACATCGAAGCTTTGGACCGCTTTGAAGAGCATCTCCGGATGCTTTCCGCCCAGGACAAGAATGCAATCTCGCCCACAGTCATTTATTACCTTAAGTACGTCTCGGCGGATGAGGCCGTGAAGATGCTGGCTGACTTGCTAGATGGCGGAAACGCTCTGAATGACTCGCCGGCCGATACGCTGGTTCGCGGCTCCGTTGGTAACTTGGGAGGCTACTATGGCAGCCTGCTCTTCGACCGCGATGGCGTCACGACCGTTACCGCAGGTACGGCCACGATTGTTTCCGACGCGCGACTCAATCGCCTGATCGTACAAGGGACAAGGGAAGACATTGCCACAATTGAAAGCTATATGAGGATTATCGACAAAGACTCAAGCATCACCGACATCGAAACCTCCGGCCGTTCGCGTGTTATTGAACTAAAACATGCGCGTGCGACCGAAGTAGCCGAGATGATCCGTGAAGCGTTTCCTGATCGCGTCGATATGACCACTCAGCAAAACGCGCAGGCACGTCAAGCCCCACCCGCTCAAAGTGAAAACCGAGGCAATAGCGACGACCGTCGGGATGACGAGCAGCGAGGATTTCAAGAGAAGCCAACCCGCGGCAGCAAGCCGACCATGGCCGTTGCCGTGCACGAAGCAAGTAACTCGCTGGTCATTACCGCCCCCGACGCACTTTTCTCGGAAGTTGAGCAGTTGGTAGCATCCGTCGATCAGCGCAGCGAACGCGCCGTTCGCGTCATCACAGCGACAAACGGAATCAACCTGGAAATGATCGAACAGGTACTGGCGGAACAAGCAGGCAATTCACCTCGATCAAGTTCTTCGTCACGCACACGTTCGTCCGCGTCGTCGAGTTCCAGTCGATCGAAGGGACGATAA
- a CDS encoding proprotein convertase P-domain-containing protein, translated as MHPSPLYYRYLLSAIMFALFSGVSFGQGEWIRRLDDDNNGYIEPDEISERSRRYLEDFAIPYGLSLSRPNSVKKLEQAARLHAERRERAGSPTLPPPAEVEGLKGFGVDPEKPLVPGFGLREVKYPYTQADLDEAASMLRRWDRDGDGKLDPQEIERARWDGHDPLDSDFDQDRSLTKLELSQRYARRRLESQRPIMSVGSLNEGVPRRDEGQEIRDRRDRMRAGSSLDGDRGSASLADSILERYDFNRNGQLDPQEMSSVGISIAKVDYDRNGAVDENEFARYLNEELDREANASQEAIPTWFFERDGDGDKQVVMSEFTQEWDDAKLEEFASYDHNHDGIITIDEVLTSQTVAGGEFSNSQAHLLLPRSTVVSEIEIADDYLIGDLNVQLSITHTYTEQLDGYLIGPDGQRIELFTGVGGSDDHFDKTIFDDDNGERITRSRAPFRGTFRPEALEKRQPGLNHYKGKNLKGTWQLMIRASRSERSGVLHGWSLLVKPDQEAVDNPDSVSERLTPMESIPSEESSETEDSTFPAQPQQ; from the coding sequence ATGCATCCCTCACCACTCTACTATCGGTATCTGTTAAGCGCGATTATGTTTGCTCTCTTTTCGGGCGTTAGCTTTGGACAGGGTGAGTGGATTCGTCGCCTTGATGACGATAACAATGGTTACATCGAACCGGACGAGATCTCGGAACGAAGTCGACGTTATCTGGAAGACTTCGCTATTCCGTATGGCCTTAGCCTTTCACGGCCCAATTCGGTGAAGAAGCTTGAACAGGCAGCTCGCCTCCACGCAGAGCGTCGTGAACGTGCTGGAAGCCCTACGTTACCACCGCCTGCGGAAGTTGAGGGATTAAAGGGCTTCGGGGTCGATCCCGAAAAGCCGTTGGTTCCAGGGTTTGGTCTTCGCGAAGTGAAATACCCGTATACCCAAGCCGATCTGGACGAAGCGGCCTCCATGTTACGTCGCTGGGATCGCGACGGTGACGGCAAGCTCGATCCACAAGAAATCGAGCGAGCCCGCTGGGATGGCCATGACCCGCTAGACAGCGATTTCGATCAAGATAGAAGCCTCACGAAACTTGAACTCTCTCAGAGATATGCACGCCGACGCCTCGAATCACAGCGTCCGATCATGTCAGTCGGCTCCTTGAACGAAGGTGTTCCGAGACGCGACGAGGGACAAGAGATTCGTGACCGCCGAGATCGGATGCGGGCTGGCAGTTCTCTGGATGGTGACCGCGGAAGCGCCTCGCTGGCCGATAGCATTCTTGAGCGATACGACTTCAACCGAAATGGTCAGCTTGATCCGCAAGAAATGTCTAGCGTTGGCATTTCAATCGCCAAGGTCGACTACGATCGAAACGGCGCGGTCGACGAAAATGAATTCGCCAGGTACTTAAACGAAGAACTCGATCGCGAGGCAAACGCCAGCCAAGAAGCCATACCGACCTGGTTCTTCGAGCGGGATGGAGACGGGGACAAACAGGTCGTGATGTCCGAATTCACCCAAGAATGGGATGATGCCAAGCTCGAAGAATTCGCATCCTACGACCACAACCACGATGGAATTATCACAATCGATGAAGTGTTAACATCGCAAACGGTTGCCGGCGGAGAATTCTCGAACTCGCAGGCCCACCTACTGCTTCCCCGGTCGACGGTCGTTTCCGAAATCGAAATTGCCGATGACTATTTGATCGGAGATCTCAACGTTCAGCTTTCGATTACCCACACCTATACGGAACAGCTTGATGGCTACCTGATCGGCCCAGATGGCCAACGCATCGAACTCTTCACCGGTGTGGGAGGCAGCGACGACCATTTCGATAAGACCATCTTCGATGATGACAACGGCGAGCGAATCACGCGGTCGCGGGCTCCGTTCCGGGGTACGTTTCGACCGGAGGCACTTGAGAAACGTCAGCCAGGATTAAATCATTACAAAGGCAAGAACTTGAAGGGTACTTGGCAGTTGATGATTCGCGCCAGCCGTAGCGAACGGTCTGGCGTACTGCACGGTTGGTCACTTCTAGTCAAACCAGACCAAGAGGCGGTCGACAACCCTGATTCCGTATCCGAGCGATTGACCCCAATGGAAAGCATACCCAGCGAAGAATCCTCGGAAACCGAGGATTCGACATTCCCGGCCCAGCCGCAGCAATGA
- a CDS encoding sialate O-acetylesterase, with product MRKELPLVALMSMLLTASFVVTGRSEEVDLPAKDKFHLFLLVGQSNMAGRGKVTPDDKVANPKVLMLNQQGKWVPAVDPMHFDKPKMVGVGLGRTFGLEVSKSNPDITIGLIPCAVGGSPIKSWEPGAWDAPTKTHPYDDAMKRAHQALQSGKLVGILWHQGESDSGPGKAEIYDQKLQELIARFRNELDADDVPFIIGQLGQFEESPWNESKKQVDLAHQNIAKMDGHVVFVQSDGLTHKGDKVHFNAESYREFGKRYAKAYLELTNKSSAK from the coding sequence ATGCGAAAAGAACTTCCCCTTGTTGCTCTTATGTCGATGCTCCTTACTGCATCCTTCGTGGTTACTGGCAGAAGTGAAGAAGTAGACCTACCAGCCAAGGACAAGTTTCATCTGTTCCTATTGGTTGGGCAGTCCAACATGGCGGGTCGCGGAAAGGTAACCCCAGACGACAAGGTAGCGAACCCCAAAGTGTTGATGTTGAATCAGCAGGGAAAATGGGTGCCTGCCGTTGATCCAATGCACTTCGATAAGCCGAAGATGGTTGGTGTGGGGTTGGGGCGAACATTCGGGCTCGAGGTTTCCAAAAGCAACCCTGATATCACGATTGGGCTGATTCCTTGTGCGGTAGGCGGTTCTCCGATAAAGTCATGGGAGCCTGGGGCCTGGGATGCACCGACAAAAACACATCCTTACGATGATGCCATGAAGAGGGCGCATCAGGCACTTCAGTCAGGTAAGCTCGTTGGAATCCTATGGCATCAAGGTGAATCGGACTCCGGGCCAGGGAAAGCCGAAATCTACGATCAGAAGCTTCAGGAATTGATTGCACGATTTCGCAATGAACTAGATGCCGATGACGTTCCGTTCATCATTGGCCAATTAGGCCAGTTTGAAGAAAGTCCTTGGAACGAATCCAAAAAACAAGTCGATCTGGCCCATCAGAACATTGCGAAAATGGATGGCCATGTTGTTTTCGTTCAATCCGATGGGCTCACGCATAAAGGGGATAAGGTCCACTTCAACGCAGAGTCATACCGAGAATTCGGCAAGCGATATGCGAAGGCCTATTTGGAACTCACCAATAAGTCGTCCGCTAAATAG
- a CDS encoding PLP-dependent cysteine synthase family protein, translated as MMSIDPLAILANSRVTTPLVPIQLHEHGVTIWCKLEFLNPSGSTKDRIARYILSKAMRSQLIQPGDQVVEASSGSTSIAFALASAQLGLHFTAVMPENVSPERVKIIRAYGASVELTKAAKGIDASIRLAQQIHEQHNAFWPRQFSNFDNAKAHCDETAAEVLCQIPSGKVDMFVSGVGTGGTLVGVTQGLASAGCQITPVLARPVSNRLISDVECCSFSTRIPGVVDGLSTIFRDADLPDLRQFEISDEEAIDTTRKLIRAGFPVGPSSGLNYLAAVQAYKEHGGDPICLTVFPDRMERYFSTDLFS; from the coding sequence ATGATGTCGATCGATCCGTTGGCCATCCTCGCGAACAGTCGCGTTACAACTCCGCTGGTACCCATTCAGCTTCATGAGCATGGCGTGACCATCTGGTGTAAGCTGGAATTTCTGAATCCGAGCGGGTCAACGAAGGATCGAATTGCACGCTACATCCTCTCGAAAGCGATGAGGAGTCAGCTTATTCAACCTGGCGACCAGGTTGTCGAAGCTTCGAGCGGATCCACAAGCATTGCATTCGCGCTGGCATCAGCCCAGTTGGGGCTACACTTCACGGCCGTGATGCCAGAAAACGTGAGCCCTGAACGAGTGAAAATAATTCGAGCATATGGCGCGAGTGTCGAGTTAACCAAGGCAGCGAAAGGGATCGATGCTTCGATTCGATTAGCCCAACAGATTCACGAGCAGCACAACGCGTTTTGGCCGCGGCAGTTTTCAAACTTTGATAACGCAAAAGCCCACTGTGATGAGACGGCCGCGGAGGTGCTTTGTCAGATTCCAAGCGGCAAAGTCGACATGTTCGTCAGTGGGGTGGGAACCGGGGGAACCTTGGTTGGCGTAACCCAGGGGCTGGCCTCGGCCGGATGTCAGATCACCCCTGTCTTGGCGCGTCCCGTTAGCAACCGGCTCATCTCTGATGTCGAATGTTGTAGCTTCAGTACGCGAATTCCTGGCGTGGTGGACGGACTGTCGACCATCTTTCGCGACGCGGATTTACCTGATCTGAGGCAGTTCGAGATCTCAGACGAAGAAGCGATTGATACGACTCGGAAGCTGATTCGAGCTGGTTTTCCGGTCGGTCCGAGTTCGGGGCTCAACTACCTGGCTGCCGTTCAGGCATACAAAGAACATGGTGGCGATCCAATTTGCCTGACTGTTTTTCCTGATCGGATGGAACGCTACTTCTCGACCGATCTATTTTCGTAG